Proteins co-encoded in one Terriglobales bacterium genomic window:
- a CDS encoding dihydroorotate dehydrogenase, with product MTQAANPAASASGHAVDLSVSFAGLTFKNPVIAASGTFGYGIEFEDIVALEKLGGFVVKGLSREPMAGNPPPRIFETAAGMLNSIGLQNIGARAFVEEKLPLLNKKKDIVVIANVFGYTPDDYEAAIHILNQGEGIAAYELNVSCPNTKRGGIQFGTDPVLLEEVVVNAKNAARRPLIVKLSPNVSSIPQMAHAAENAGADAISLVNTFVALAIDAETRRPRISNITAGLSGPAIKPIALRMVYEAAHAVDIPVIGIGGIATAEDVVEFMLAGAAAVQIGTANYWDPCATEKIVGALERWCVEHRVKKITDLIGGLET from the coding sequence ATGACGCAGGCCGCCAATCCGGCTGCGAGCGCGTCCGGCCACGCCGTGGACCTGAGCGTGAGCTTTGCCGGTCTCACCTTCAAGAATCCGGTCATCGCCGCCAGCGGCACCTTCGGCTACGGCATCGAGTTTGAAGACATCGTCGCGCTGGAAAAGCTGGGTGGATTCGTGGTGAAAGGTCTTTCGCGCGAGCCCATGGCCGGCAACCCGCCGCCGCGCATCTTCGAGACCGCCGCCGGCATGCTGAACTCCATCGGGCTGCAGAACATCGGCGCGCGCGCCTTTGTGGAAGAGAAGCTTCCGCTGCTCAACAAGAAGAAGGACATCGTGGTCATCGCCAACGTCTTCGGCTACACCCCGGACGACTACGAGGCCGCCATCCACATCCTGAACCAGGGCGAGGGCATCGCCGCCTATGAGCTAAACGTCTCTTGCCCCAACACCAAGCGCGGCGGCATCCAGTTCGGGACCGACCCGGTGCTGCTGGAGGAGGTGGTAGTCAACGCCAAGAACGCGGCGCGGCGGCCGTTGATCGTCAAGCTCTCACCCAACGTGAGCAGCATTCCGCAGATGGCGCACGCGGCGGAGAACGCCGGAGCGGACGCCATCTCCCTGGTCAACACCTTCGTGGCCCTGGCCATCGACGCCGAGACCCGCCGCCCGCGCATCTCCAACATCACCGCCGGGCTTTCCGGCCCGGCCATCAAGCCCATCGCGCTGCGCATGGTCTATGAAGCCGCGCACGCCGTGGATATTCCGGTGATCGGCATCGGTGGCATCGCCACCGCCGAGGACGTGGTGGAATTCATGCTCGCCGGCGCAGCGGCCGTGCAGATCGGCACCGCCAACTACTGGGACCCATGCGCCACGGAGAAGATCGTGGGCGCGCTGGAGCGCTGGTGCGTGGAGCACCGGGTGAAGAAGATCACCGACTTGATCGGTGGGCTCGAGACCTGA
- a CDS encoding CusA/CzcA family heavy metal efflux RND transporter: MINRLIELSLRYRFFVLLIYAVLAGWGYWALLRTPIDAIPDLSENQVIVYADWPGRSPQEVEDQITYPLTVNLQGLPGVKTVRSASAFGFSMVNIIFEDNVDVYFARTRVLERLNLASSYLPAGATPTLGPDATGVGQVFWYTVDGPYDSGTLHSIQHWFVRYQLNSVPGVADVGTIGGFLRQYQIDVDPVKLRAYGLPIRTVFEAVERSNLNVGAKVLESGDQELVVRGMGLIRSVQDIENIVLDAHGGTPVYVSNVASVQLGPEFRRGALDKDGKDAVGGVVIIRYGANALAVIDAVKAKIRALEPGLPPGVKIVPFYDRSSLILRAVAMLRLALIEEIVLVTLAHIIFLWHFRSILIVTLPLPLAVLISFLFMNQAGISSNIMSLGGIAIAIGVLVDAGIVMTENVIRHAEQHYEEHGEYRSQIREITLNAAKVVGRPIFFAMTIIILAFVPVFALTGMEGKMFHPLAFTKTFAMAGSTFMAVTLVPVLCTFLIRGRLHREEDNPVMRVLQGLYKPVLGWVLRHRFATLASALLLFLGSLWLASGIGSEFMPPLDEESAMWMPITDPSISLTKATELMRQQDRIIAQDPAVGLVVGKIGRADTPTDPAPINMTETIVTLKPKEEWPAGTTKDQILERLNEKLRMPGVTNIWTQPIRNRIDMLSTGIRTQVGVKVFGSDLATLEQKSVEIERVLHEVPGAVDLYAERITGAPYLEIQVDRTAAARYGISVGDVQDVIETAIGGRNLTTTIEGRQRFPVRVRYARDFREDPESLGQLPVPGPNGLQIPLGQLAHIHVTMGPSMISSENGLLRGTVLMNVRGRDAGGFVEEAKRAVGERVKLPPGYYVEWSGQYENQISAKRRLEVVIPVVLVIIVLLLYLTYRSWREAFLVILAVPFAFSGGIVLLKLLGYNFSVAVWVGFIALFGTAVQTGVVMVIYLQEAVARKVAATGPLTHESLQEAVMEGALLRLRPKVMTVATVVAGLLPIMWSTRTGAEVMKPLATPVLGGMVSSLLLVLIVTPVIFTWLREREIRKAETGA, from the coding sequence TTGATTAACCGGCTGATCGAGTTGTCTCTGCGATATCGCTTTTTCGTGCTGCTGATCTACGCGGTTCTGGCCGGGTGGGGATACTGGGCACTGCTCCGCACTCCCATCGATGCCATCCCGGACTTGAGTGAGAACCAGGTCATCGTGTACGCGGACTGGCCGGGCCGCAGCCCCCAGGAGGTGGAGGACCAGATCACCTATCCGCTCACCGTGAACCTCCAGGGCCTGCCGGGAGTGAAAACCGTGCGTTCGGCCTCGGCCTTTGGCTTTTCCATGGTCAACATCATCTTCGAAGACAACGTGGACGTTTACTTTGCCCGCACGCGGGTGCTGGAGCGGCTGAATCTCGCCTCCAGTTACCTGCCCGCCGGGGCCACGCCCACGCTGGGTCCGGACGCCACCGGAGTCGGCCAGGTCTTTTGGTACACAGTGGACGGGCCCTACGATTCCGGCACCTTGCACTCCATCCAGCACTGGTTTGTCCGCTATCAACTCAATTCGGTCCCCGGTGTGGCTGACGTGGGCACCATTGGCGGCTTCCTGCGCCAGTACCAGATTGACGTGGATCCGGTGAAGCTGCGCGCTTACGGCCTTCCCATCCGCACGGTCTTCGAGGCGGTGGAGCGCAGCAACCTCAACGTGGGCGCGAAGGTCTTGGAGTCTGGCGACCAGGAACTGGTGGTGCGCGGCATGGGCCTGATTCGGTCCGTCCAGGACATCGAAAACATCGTGCTCGACGCCCACGGCGGCACGCCCGTCTATGTAAGCAACGTCGCGTCCGTGCAACTGGGCCCGGAGTTCCGCCGCGGCGCGCTCGACAAAGATGGCAAAGACGCGGTGGGCGGAGTGGTGATCATCCGCTATGGCGCCAACGCCCTGGCGGTGATTGATGCGGTCAAGGCCAAGATCCGGGCCCTGGAGCCCGGCCTGCCTCCCGGCGTCAAGATCGTGCCCTTCTACGACCGCAGCAGCCTGATCCTTCGGGCGGTGGCCATGCTGCGGCTGGCTTTGATTGAAGAGATCGTGCTGGTCACCCTGGCGCACATTATTTTCTTGTGGCATTTCCGCAGCATCCTGATCGTCACCCTCCCGCTTCCCTTGGCGGTGCTGATCTCGTTCCTGTTCATGAACCAGGCCGGAATCTCCTCCAACATCATGTCGCTGGGCGGGATCGCCATCGCCATCGGCGTGCTGGTGGACGCGGGAATCGTCATGACCGAAAACGTGATCCGCCACGCCGAGCAGCACTATGAGGAACACGGCGAGTACAGGTCGCAGATCCGGGAGATCACGCTGAACGCGGCGAAAGTGGTCGGCCGGCCGATCTTCTTTGCCATGACCATCATCATCCTAGCCTTCGTCCCGGTCTTTGCGCTGACCGGGATGGAAGGCAAGATGTTTCACCCCTTGGCGTTCACTAAGACGTTCGCCATGGCGGGCTCCACCTTCATGGCGGTCACGCTGGTCCCGGTGTTGTGCACCTTCCTGATCCGCGGCCGGTTGCACCGGGAAGAGGACAATCCAGTGATGCGCGTGCTGCAGGGACTGTACAAGCCGGTGCTGGGCTGGGTGCTACGGCACCGGTTCGCCACCCTGGCCTCGGCCTTGCTGCTGTTTCTGGGCTCGCTGTGGCTGGCCAGCGGAATCGGCTCCGAGTTCATGCCGCCGCTGGACGAGGAAAGCGCCATGTGGATGCCCATCACCGATCCCAGCATCTCCCTGACCAAAGCCACCGAGCTGATGCGGCAACAGGACCGCATCATCGCCCAGGATCCGGCGGTCGGCCTGGTGGTGGGGAAGATCGGCCGGGCCGACACCCCCACCGACCCGGCTCCCATCAACATGACCGAGACCATCGTGACGCTCAAGCCGAAGGAAGAATGGCCAGCCGGCACCACCAAAGACCAGATCCTCGAGCGGCTGAACGAAAAACTGCGCATGCCGGGAGTGACCAACATCTGGACACAGCCCATCCGCAACCGCATCGACATGCTCTCCACCGGGATCCGGACCCAGGTGGGGGTGAAGGTGTTTGGCAGCGATTTGGCCACCCTTGAACAGAAATCGGTCGAGATCGAGCGCGTTCTGCACGAGGTCCCGGGCGCGGTGGATCTCTATGCGGAACGCATCACCGGAGCCCCGTATCTGGAGATTCAGGTGGACCGTACCGCCGCCGCCCGCTATGGCATCAGCGTGGGCGACGTCCAGGACGTGATCGAGACGGCGATCGGCGGCAGAAACCTGACCACCACCATCGAGGGCCGCCAGCGCTTCCCCGTGCGCGTCCGCTATGCCCGCGATTTCCGCGAGGATCCCGAGAGCCTGGGCCAACTCCCGGTCCCCGGACCCAATGGACTTCAAATCCCGTTGGGACAACTGGCGCACATCCACGTGACCATGGGCCCTTCCATGATCTCCAGCGAGAACGGCTTGCTGCGTGGCACCGTGCTCATGAACGTCCGCGGCCGGGATGCCGGCGGCTTCGTGGAAGAGGCCAAACGCGCGGTCGGCGAGCGCGTAAAGCTCCCGCCTGGCTATTACGTGGAGTGGAGCGGCCAGTATGAGAACCAGATCAGCGCCAAGCGGCGCCTGGAAGTCGTCATTCCCGTGGTTCTGGTCATCATCGTATTGCTGCTGTACCTGACCTACCGGTCGTGGAGGGAAGCCTTCCTTGTTATCCTTGCGGTTCCGTTCGCCTTCTCGGGCGGAATCGTTCTGCTGAAGCTGCTGGGCTACAACTTTTCCGTCGCGGTATGGGTGGGGTTCATCGCGTTGTTTGGCACGGCGGTCCAGACCGGCGTGGTCATGGTGATTTATCTGCAAGAGGCGGTGGCGCGCAAGGTCGCGGCCACAGGCCCACTGACCCACGAAAGTCTGCAGGAAGCGGTGATGGAGGGTGCGCTGTTGCGACTCCGCCCCAAAGTGATGACGGTGGCCACCGTGGTGGCGGGCTTGCTTCCCATCATGTGGTCCACGCGCACGGGCGCGGAGGTGATGAAGCCTTTGGCCACGCCCGTACTGGGAGGCATGGTCAGTTCGTTGCTGCTGGTGCTGATCGTGACGCCTGTGATCTTTACCTGGCTACGGGAGCGCGAGATCCGCAAGGCCGAGACGGGCGCGTGA
- a CDS encoding MBL fold metallo-hydrolase codes for MAARLTVLASGSKGNSAVVASARTRLLVDAGLSCRETFRRMRAAGEEPEQLDAILISHEHSDHVGGLEVLARKTRAAVYMTADTREAWVRDRRQSAQDHQPPRLERMESFSSGHSFVVGDITVTPFTTPHDATDPVAFTFRLEGVKLGLVTDLGYLPPNVREHLRGCDGLMIESNHDLEMLRGGPYPWQVKQRVMSRVGHLSNDALAEFFTNDYDGGAAFVVLAHLSEQNNHPEIARRAAEQALGPQRDLMRNRLLLASQSQPMESIHL; via the coding sequence ATGGCGGCGCGGCTCACGGTCCTGGCCAGCGGGAGCAAGGGAAACAGCGCGGTGGTGGCCAGCGCGCGCACGCGCCTGCTGGTGGACGCCGGGCTTTCCTGCCGCGAAACCTTCCGCCGCATGCGCGCCGCGGGGGAGGAGCCGGAACAGCTGGACGCCATCCTCATCTCCCACGAGCACTCCGATCATGTGGGAGGACTGGAGGTGCTGGCGCGCAAGACCCGGGCGGCGGTCTACATGACCGCGGACACGCGCGAGGCTTGGGTGCGCGACCGGCGGCAGAGCGCGCAGGACCACCAACCTCCCAGGCTGGAGCGGATGGAATCCTTCTCCTCCGGGCACAGCTTCGTGGTGGGCGACATCACCGTGACGCCCTTCACCACGCCGCACGACGCCACCGACCCGGTGGCCTTCACCTTTCGCCTCGAAGGAGTGAAGCTGGGTCTGGTGACCGACCTGGGATATCTGCCGCCGAACGTGCGCGAGCACCTGCGGGGATGCGACGGGCTGATGATCGAGTCCAACCACGACCTGGAGATGCTGCGCGGAGGGCCCTATCCCTGGCAGGTGAAGCAGCGGGTGATGAGCCGCGTGGGCCACCTCTCCAATGACGCCCTCGCGGAATTCTTTACGAACGATTATGATGGAGGGGCTGCGTTCGTCGTGTTGGCGCATCTCTCCGAGCAGAACAACCATCCCGAGATCGCCCGGAGAGCGGCGGAGCAGGCCCTGGGCCCGCAGCGGGATCTGATGCGCAACCGGCTGCTGCTGGCATCCCAAAGTCAGCCGATGGAATCTATTCATCTGTAA
- a CDS encoding c-type cytochrome: MRRKKLVASTVLVTLATLLGLGVVTIRRGFSARDNPSALEAAVARTMRSLAVPASMKNARDPFTATPELIAQQRAHFADHCALCHANNGSGETTIGKNMYPKPPDMRQAQTQNLTDGEIYGIIHHGIRLTGMPAWGDAVKDEESWKLVLFIRHLPELTPEEAKEMENYNPVSRREMEEEREAEEFLSGQEPQQKREPTKQQSKQHH; the protein is encoded by the coding sequence ATGCGCAGGAAGAAGCTGGTCGCCTCCACGGTATTGGTAACCCTCGCAACCCTCTTAGGGCTCGGTGTGGTGACAATCCGTCGCGGTTTTAGCGCGCGGGACAACCCGTCTGCATTGGAAGCCGCGGTGGCGAGGACAATGCGAAGCCTGGCCGTTCCCGCTTCCATGAAGAACGCGAGGGATCCATTCACGGCCACCCCGGAGCTCATCGCGCAACAGAGGGCGCATTTTGCGGACCATTGCGCCCTCTGCCACGCCAATAACGGGAGCGGGGAAACCACCATCGGCAAGAACATGTATCCCAAGCCTCCCGACATGCGCCAGGCGCAGACACAGAATCTGACCGATGGCGAGATTTACGGCATCATTCACCACGGCATTCGCCTCACCGGCATGCCGGCCTGGGGCGACGCGGTCAAGGATGAGGAGAGCTGGAAATTGGTTCTTTTCATTCGCCACCTTCCGGAACTGACGCCCGAAGAAGCGAAGGAGATGGAAAACTACAATCCCGTGAGCCGCCGCGAGATGGAGGAGGAACGGGAAGCCGAGGAGTTTTTGAGTGGCCAGGAGCCGCAACAGAAGAGAGAACCGACCAAGCAGCAAAGCAAACAACATCACTAA
- a CDS encoding efflux RND transporter periplasmic adaptor subunit — protein MELSDAEQRAIGVETSEVRLRTMAGSLLTVGRVEEAETQLASISSRVGGRIDKLFLDFTGQAVRRGQPIALIYSPEVASSGEEYRLALESLERLGSQGRPEAQAQARDLVVASRRRLELWGLSPQQIQEIARADHPPVQITISSTVSGIVMERKVVLGQYVKEGDALYTVADLSTVWVKADVYESDLARVRAGQPVEVTAEALPGKLLGRVDFIEPTLNPQTRTVAVRIQVANPGLRLRPGMFVHASLARSAGQEVLAVPRSAVLDTGTRKLVYVARGSGVFEPRQVELGAADQEFYPVLSGVREGERVVTHGSFLIDSQTRLTGGMAGMFGGSKEFSANAPQASSGPGEALKVVFRSVPDPATGGAEAAFHVSVTDPRGKAVGDAQVSVTLLMPAMPAMGMAEMRQSTELKWDGTQYSGSMTVPTAGSWSVTVEVNRNGQRVAVYRTNLRAK, from the coding sequence GTGGAACTCAGCGACGCCGAGCAGAGAGCCATCGGCGTCGAAACCAGCGAGGTACGCCTGAGAACCATGGCCGGTTCGCTGCTGACGGTGGGAAGAGTGGAAGAAGCGGAGACCCAACTCGCTAGCATCAGCTCGCGCGTCGGGGGGCGCATCGACAAGCTATTCCTGGACTTCACCGGGCAAGCCGTGCGCCGCGGACAGCCCATTGCTCTTATTTACAGCCCCGAAGTCGCCTCCAGCGGGGAGGAGTACCGGCTGGCGCTGGAGAGCCTGGAGCGGCTCGGCTCCCAGGGGCGGCCGGAGGCGCAGGCTCAGGCCCGCGACCTGGTGGTGGCTTCCCGGCGCCGTCTGGAGCTCTGGGGCCTGTCGCCGCAACAGATCCAAGAGATTGCCAGGGCGGATCATCCGCCGGTTCAAATCACCATCTCTTCGACCGTCAGCGGCATTGTGATGGAGCGGAAGGTGGTCTTGGGTCAGTACGTCAAAGAGGGAGATGCGCTCTACACCGTCGCCGACCTGAGCACGGTGTGGGTCAAGGCGGATGTCTATGAATCGGACCTGGCGCGCGTGCGTGCGGGCCAGCCGGTGGAGGTCACCGCCGAGGCGCTGCCCGGCAAACTGCTCGGGCGCGTGGACTTCATCGAGCCCACGCTCAACCCCCAGACGCGCACGGTGGCGGTACGCATTCAAGTTGCGAATCCCGGGCTGCGGCTGCGCCCGGGGATGTTCGTCCACGCATCGCTCGCCCGCTCCGCGGGGCAGGAGGTCCTGGCCGTGCCTCGCTCTGCGGTGCTCGATACTGGGACGCGGAAGCTGGTCTACGTTGCGCGGGGAAGCGGTGTCTTCGAACCGCGCCAGGTGGAACTGGGAGCCGCAGACCAGGAGTTCTACCCCGTCCTGTCGGGAGTGCGGGAGGGCGAGCGCGTGGTCACCCACGGCAGCTTCCTGATCGACTCGCAGACGCGCCTGACCGGGGGCATGGCGGGCATGTTCGGCGGCTCGAAGGAATTCTCGGCAAACGCGCCTCAGGCTTCCTCAGGGCCAGGAGAGGCGCTCAAGGTGGTCTTCCGATCCGTGCCCGACCCGGCAACCGGAGGAGCGGAGGCTGCTTTTCACGTGTCGGTCACCGATCCCCGCGGGAAAGCCGTCGGGGACGCTCAGGTGAGCGTGACGCTGCTCATGCCCGCGATGCCTGCCATGGGCATGGCGGAGATGCGGCAGTCCACAGAGCTGAAGTGGGACGGGACGCAATACTCCGGAAGCATGACGGTTCCCACGGCGGGTTCGTGGAGTGTGACGGTGGAAGTGAATCGAAACGGGCAGCGTGTGGCCGTGTACAGGACGAACCTGCGCGCCAAGTAG
- a CDS encoding nuclear transport factor 2 family protein, protein MMKPLIVLAAVVLAWMPLYGQNRGPEAEVRRVIEQFEQGLAERNVAQLEPLVASDLVVLENGGRNDGWVDFRDHHLIPEFQEPAPPSKAQVVKIVASPQMGWGYTRTDMTLTRKSGQKVEAVLWSVYVVEKRAEGWKLVLLDWSFKVQPPPASK, encoded by the coding sequence ATGATGAAGCCGCTTATCGTATTGGCCGCAGTAGTTCTAGCGTGGATGCCTCTCTACGGCCAGAACCGCGGGCCGGAAGCCGAAGTGCGTAGAGTGATCGAACAGTTTGAGCAAGGACTGGCGGAGCGCAACGTGGCCCAGTTGGAGCCTCTGGTCGCTTCCGACCTGGTGGTATTGGAGAACGGGGGCCGGAACGACGGCTGGGTGGACTTCCGCGATCATCACCTGATTCCCGAGTTCCAGGAGCCCGCGCCGCCCTCGAAGGCCCAGGTCGTCAAGATCGTGGCCAGCCCGCAGATGGGCTGGGGCTACACCCGGACGGACATGACCCTGACCCGCAAGAGCGGCCAGAAGGTCGAGGCCGTGCTGTGGTCGGTCTACGTGGTTGAAAAGCGCGCGGAGGGATGGAAGCTGGTGCTGTTGGACTGGAGCTTCAAAGTGCAGCCGCCTCCGGCGAGCAAGTGA
- a CDS encoding DUF5666 domain-containing protein gives MKTKRMIALTAALAVALSGLALAHGAGEHVKGMVTAVTASSITVQTLEKETKAVSFDSETKFIKSGKPAKASDLKVGDRVVVDVHQMGDMLHAAIVRFGAPNRAATPHSH, from the coding sequence ATGAAAACGAAAAGAATGATCGCATTGACTGCAGCTCTGGCAGTTGCCTTGTCCGGACTCGCGCTCGCCCACGGCGCGGGCGAGCACGTGAAGGGCATGGTAACCGCCGTGACAGCCAGCTCCATCACCGTACAGACGCTCGAGAAAGAGACGAAGGCGGTGTCCTTCGACTCTGAGACAAAGTTCATCAAGAGCGGAAAGCCAGCCAAGGCCAGCGACCTGAAGGTTGGCGACCGGGTCGTGGTGGATGTCCATCAAATGGGCGACATGCTCCACGCAGCCATCGTTCGGTTCGGCGCCCCCAATCGGGCTGCGACGCCCCATTCTCACTAG